In Mytilus edulis chromosome 6, xbMytEdul2.2, whole genome shotgun sequence, the following proteins share a genomic window:
- the LOC139526599 gene encoding uncharacterized protein: protein MQNPSNLNHIDFLWQRERLQRKRYKTWHQGASYNLQVVLGVPGGHGYEKERPEHSILIDFRKNYDITEKDCQPSPRIEDTLDALSGNHGSLRWFVNFKNPEGQLARWLETLGAYDFQIIHRPGRIHSNTDALSRRPCPDDCSYCSKVEDTFLNAGLGEVEINNEISTKEMVVKSVVVNTNTLTGAFKVEGSQRLETSKKHKAAQLYASYRSDDLNATKSCTKHENERVNISDKVKDESGFVLKASHDARKSSSSQTFNVPNLKRSEKIKGKRGFTGETSVDVCKSKTHENIINQRVGVVKTPSMKPNQLNQQKPSSSSPIHDEQFVEIDFDLENEQENYPVLKIIRDWLGNNLKPIWSEILKFSPIIKYFWNRIESFEIRDGILCRKWESEKGDNITWQKVIPENLKEGVLKQLHSSVTGGNLGIKKNLSKVRQRFFLFGVRKYIENLCNKCDVCALRKRPNRKPNAPMRQYNVGAPLERVAMDIMGPLPRSIQGNNYLLVIGDYFTKFVHAIPLKSQEAEVVARALVENFISIFFPYKYIRT, encoded by the exons ATGCAAAACCCATCAAACTTAAACCATATAGACTTCCTTTGGCAAAGAGAGAGGTTGCAGAGAAAGAGATACAAGACATGGCATCAAGGGGCATCATATAACCTTCAAGTAGTGCTTGGTGTTCCCGGTGGTCATGGTTACGAAAAAGAAAGACCAGAGCATTCGATTCTTATAGATTTTAGGAAAAATTATGATATTACTGAAAAAGATTGCCAACCAAGCCCTCGTATAGAGGACACTCTGGATGCTTTAAGCGGCA ATCATGGGTCTCTTAGAtggtttgtaaattttaaaaatccaGAGGGTCAGCTTGCCCGCTGGTTGGAAACACTTGGTGCATATGATTTTCAAATAATACATCGCCCTGGTCGGATTCATTCGAATACTGATGCATTGAGTCGTAGACCCTGTCCAGATGATTGTTCGTATTGCTCTAAAGTTGAGGATACATTTTTGAATGCGGGTTTAGGAGAGGTTGAAATAAATAACGagatttcaaccaaagaaatggTAGTAAAGTCAGTTGTGGTTAATACGAATACTTTAACAGGCGCCTTTAAAGTTGAAGGTAGTCAACGTCTAGAGACTAGTAAGAAACATAAAGCAGCACAACTATATGCTAGTTATAGGTCAGACGATTTAAATGCTACTAAATCCTgtacaaaacatgaaaatgaaagGGTGAACATATCTGATAAAGTGAAGGATGAAAGTGGATTTGTTTTAAAGGCATCACATGACGCTCGCAAATCAAGTAGTTCTCAAACTTTTAATGTTCCCAATTTGAAAAGGTCCGAGAAAATAAAAGGGAAACGAGGATTTACAGGAGAAACATCAGTTGATGTTTGCAAATCCAAGACCCATGAAAACATTATTAACCAACGGGTAGGAGTAGTTAAAACTCCAAGTATGAAACCTAATCAATTGAATCAACAAAAACCGAGCTCGTCATCTCCGATTCACGATGAACAATTTGTTGAGATAGATTTTGATTTAGAAAATGAACAAGAAAATTACCCGGTACTTAAGATAATTAGGGACTGGCTAGGAAACAATTTGAAACCCATTTGGTcggaaatattaaaattcagtccgATTATCAAATACTTCTGGAATAGAATTGAATCATTTGAGATAAGAGACGGTATTCTATGTCGAAAATGGGAAAGTGAAAAAGGGGACAATATCACCTGGCAAAAAGTAATTCCAGAAAATTTGAAAGAAGGTGTGCTCAAGCAGTTACACAGTAGTGTCACTGGTGGTAATTTAGGTATCAAAAAAAACTTAAGTAAGGTTAGACAAAGATTCTTTTTGTTTGGAGTACGAAAGTATATTGAGAATTTGTGTAACAAATGTGATGTATGTGCTTTACGTAAGCGACCAAATAGAAAACCAAATGCACCTATGAGACAATACAATGTCGGTGCTCCTCTAGAAAGGGTTGCTATGGACATAATGGGGCCTTTGCCTAGATCAATTCAGGGAAATAATTATTTACTCGTTATTGGTGATTACTTCACTAAGTTTGTGCATGCCATTCCACTAAAATCTCAGGAAGCAGAGGTTGTAGCTCGAGCATTAGTAGAAAATTTTATCTCAATCTTTTTCCCTTACAAATACATACGGACCTAG